One stretch of Paracoccus liaowanqingii DNA includes these proteins:
- a CDS encoding non-ribosomal peptide synthetase: MTQTRPAPRTPRDDITDLGPATDSQLGFLLPTLSGHAWAHVEQILVDAPSDLLDPRRLEEAWTTLATRHESLRTVLRADGSGEMRLMVLDRPAVDLRHHDLSGGDLGAQGCAMDALLRADREAGADPAQVPSWRVTRIELGGGQARLIWTIHHALIDGTGIEVVLTQLWLLLGGQPVASTPPAPDFSTAVAGRVLDRAAAQAVFAPMLSDDELASPLPARAANGQGRMVQLSHALPGAAAQDLRAAVGAAGATVLNAVQAAWALVLARWTGRSGAAFGLVESGRAGPDMAEVVGCLISTLPMQVRLDDVPDIATLLTRMRETTLRLRPHAGASQTQIRRLAGRSGAESLFDTIVMYQRGTLGARLADRGCGWTNVRLLEEGTALVTVSVHDEARGQARTASTGDAGRGLRLDIEYDPTRLPGDMGARLLDHLARLLEAMGRVDPATPLSDLDMLGPDETARLLALGTPDQGPSDAAPCLATRFEAVAAARGDHPAVIEAATGQATSFTALDRSANALAHQLTRAGIAEGQVVGVALPRGAGQIAAMLAVLKSGAGFLMMDEAQATDYLAGLVRSTGMRVLIAPAGSALAASLPGDGPLHVVPTADLADAAPPRPAPRADRMAYVIHTSGSTGTPKAVVGLTGALAAHAEAVIARYGLQPQDRVLQFAAPSFDVMLEEVWPTLLAGATVVARDDRPTDSIDGLWQLVAQHRVSVLNLPASYWRHLVAELHEAAPAGPARLPDSLRLLVTGSERIAPASYRHWRALAPDIAFFNAYGPTEATITCAAWQGGDLPEGAELPIGRPLDHARLLLRAPDGTLTPKGGEGELWIGGAAVTGGYLGDPDRTTAVFAPDPWTRDGRLYRSGDRAAWSAEGQLMFLGRGDRQVKLRGHRIELGQIETVLAHQPGIVESHVDLDAGPPARLLAWVVAEPGTDLGAVTAGMGSRLPAYMLPRLIAVPDLPVTASGKIDRRALPRPDPARLGAVPDAAGDAPADVLARTIAACMAELLDHAQVSIDDDFYDLGGDSLLALRLSGMVAARSGLRLQTTDLMRNATPRELARLSQGDPARPDSLVVIQADGPHIPVIAVHVLGRNQDLFRPLSAALGPDYPVWGLTVGVPGDLSQIDVRATARVYFDELQQHAPGQPVCLIAVSMASYFAFELARLLTEAGRQVPVLAILDATGPGGRPSVQGFGKLRAHLGQLRRLGWGHVETLLEQVRERRIQARDQAQIDAHPDAAATEVVNMEQVIQANVLAVAAYDPVPIDAPIAVFRADHSFWDAPEARRTGLGWAPVARGGWSLHDLPGTHLSILEPGNVDALAGHLRRMIAAAEKAAEDAGHSESVRGTGPGPGRNG, encoded by the coding sequence ACCCTGTCGGGCCATGCATGGGCGCATGTCGAGCAGATCCTGGTCGATGCGCCGTCAGACCTGCTGGACCCCCGGCGCCTGGAAGAGGCCTGGACCACCCTCGCCACCCGCCACGAGTCGCTGCGCACGGTGCTGCGCGCGGACGGCTCGGGCGAGATGCGGCTGATGGTGCTGGACCGCCCTGCGGTTGATCTGCGCCATCACGATCTGTCGGGCGGCGATCTGGGCGCGCAGGGCTGCGCGATGGACGCGCTGCTGCGCGCCGACCGCGAGGCCGGGGCCGATCCGGCGCAGGTCCCCTCGTGGCGCGTGACGCGGATCGAGCTGGGCGGCGGGCAGGCGCGGCTGATCTGGACCATCCACCACGCGCTGATCGACGGCACCGGGATCGAGGTCGTGCTGACGCAGCTGTGGCTGCTGCTGGGCGGCCAGCCCGTCGCCTCCACCCCGCCCGCGCCGGATTTCTCGACCGCCGTGGCGGGACGGGTGCTGGACCGCGCCGCGGCGCAGGCGGTCTTCGCGCCGATGCTGTCCGATGACGAGCTGGCCTCGCCCCTGCCCGCGCGCGCAGCCAACGGACAGGGGCGCATGGTCCAGCTGTCCCATGCGCTGCCCGGGGCCGCCGCGCAGGATCTGCGCGCGGCGGTGGGGGCTGCCGGGGCGACGGTGCTGAACGCGGTGCAGGCAGCTTGGGCATTGGTGCTGGCGCGCTGGACCGGGCGGTCGGGCGCGGCCTTCGGGCTGGTCGAATCCGGGCGCGCGGGCCCCGACATGGCCGAGGTCGTGGGCTGCCTGATCTCGACCCTGCCGATGCAGGTGCGGCTGGACGACGTGCCCGACATCGCCACCCTGCTGACCCGCATGCGCGAGACGACCCTGCGCCTGCGCCCCCATGCCGGGGCCAGCCAGACCCAGATCCGCCGCCTGGCCGGGCGCAGCGGGGCGGAATCCCTGTTCGACACCATCGTGATGTACCAGCGCGGCACGCTTGGCGCCCGGCTGGCCGACCGGGGCTGCGGCTGGACGAATGTCCGCCTGCTGGAGGAGGGGACGGCGCTGGTCACCGTCTCGGTCCATGACGAGGCGCGGGGTCAGGCCCGCACGGCCTCGACCGGGGATGCGGGGCGCGGGCTGCGGCTGGACATCGAATACGATCCCACCCGCCTGCCTGGCGACATGGGCGCACGCCTGCTGGACCATCTGGCCCGGCTGCTGGAGGCGATGGGCCGGGTCGATCCCGCCACGCCGCTGTCCGACCTGGACATGCTGGGCCCCGACGAGACCGCGCGGCTATTGGCCCTGGGCACCCCCGATCAGGGCCCGAGCGATGCCGCGCCCTGCCTGGCCACCCGCTTCGAGGCGGTGGCCGCCGCGCGCGGCGATCATCCGGCGGTGATCGAGGCCGCGACGGGGCAGGCGACCTCCTTTACCGCGCTGGACCGCAGCGCCAATGCCTTGGCGCATCAACTGACGCGGGCCGGGATCGCCGAGGGGCAGGTCGTGGGCGTGGCCCTGCCGCGCGGCGCGGGCCAGATCGCGGCCATGCTGGCGGTGCTGAAATCCGGCGCGGGCTTCCTGATGATGGACGAGGCGCAGGCCACCGACTATCTGGCCGGGCTGGTCCGCAGCACGGGCATGCGGGTGCTGATCGCCCCCGCAGGCTCCGCGCTGGCTGCCAGCCTGCCCGGGGACGGGCCGCTGCATGTGGTGCCGACCGCCGATCTGGCCGACGCCGCGCCCCCGCGCCCGGCACCCCGGGCCGACCGGATGGCCTATGTCATCCACACCTCGGGCTCGACCGGCACGCCCAAGGCGGTGGTCGGGCTGACCGGCGCGCTGGCCGCCCATGCCGAGGCCGTCATTGCCCGCTATGGCCTGCAGCCGCAGGACCGGGTGCTGCAGTTCGCGGCGCCCAGCTTTGACGTGATGCTGGAAGAGGTCTGGCCGACGCTGCTGGCCGGCGCCACCGTCGTCGCCCGCGACGACCGGCCCACCGATTCGATCGACGGGCTGTGGCAGCTGGTGGCGCAGCACCGCGTCAGCGTGCTGAACCTGCCTGCCAGCTACTGGCGCCACCTGGTCGCGGAACTGCACGAGGCCGCGCCCGCCGGGCCCGCCCGGCTGCCCGACAGCCTGCGCCTGCTGGTCACCGGCAGCGAGCGGATCGCGCCGGCCTCCTATCGGCACTGGCGGGCGCTGGCCCCGGACATCGCGTTCTTTAACGCCTATGGCCCGACCGAGGCCACGATCACCTGCGCCGCCTGGCAGGGGGGCGATCTGCCCGAGGGGGCGGAACTGCCCATCGGGCGGCCCCTGGACCACGCGCGCCTGCTGCTGCGCGCGCCCGACGGCACGCTGACCCCCAAGGGCGGCGAGGGAGAGCTGTGGATCGGCGGCGCCGCCGTCACCGGCGGCTATCTGGGCGATCCCGACCGCACGACGGCGGTCTTCGCGCCCGATCCCTGGACCCGCGACGGGCGGCTCTATCGCAGCGGCGACCGCGCCGCCTGGTCGGCCGAGGGGCAGCTGATGTTCCTGGGGCGCGGCGACCGTCAGGTGAAGCTGCGTGGCCACCGGATCGAGCTGGGCCAGATCGAAACCGTGCTGGCTCATCAGCCCGGCATCGTCGAAAGCCATGTCGATCTGGACGCGGGCCCGCCCGCCCGGCTGCTGGCCTGGGTCGTGGCAGAGCCCGGCACGGATCTGGGCGCAGTGACGGCGGGCATGGGATCGCGCCTGCCCGCCTACATGCTTCCCCGCCTGATCGCGGTCCCGGATCTGCCGGTGACTGCCAGCGGCAAGATCGACCGCCGCGCGCTGCCCCGCCCCGATCCCGCGCGGTTGGGCGCCGTGCCCGACGCGGCGGGGGATGCCCCCGCGGACGTGCTGGCCCGCACCATCGCCGCCTGCATGGCCGAGCTGCTGGACCATGCTCAGGTCTCGATCGACGACGATTTCTATGACCTGGGCGGGGATTCCCTGCTGGCCCTGCGCCTGTCGGGCATGGTCGCGGCGCGCAGCGGCCTGCGGCTGCAGACCACCGACCTGATGCGCAACGCGACGCCGCGCGAGCTGGCCCGGTTGTCGCAGGGCGATCCGGCGCGGCCCGACAGCCTGGTGGTCATCCAGGCGGATGGCCCGCATATCCCGGTGATCGCCGTCCATGTGCTGGGCCGCAACCAGGACCTGTTCCGGCCGCTGTCCGCGGCGCTCGGGCCCGACTACCCGGTCTGGGGCCTGACCGTGGGCGTGCCCGGGGACCTGTCCCAGATCGACGTGCGCGCCACCGCGCGTGTCTATTTCGACGAGCTGCAGCAACATGCCCCCGGCCAGCCGGTCTGCCTGATCGCGGTGTCGATGGCGTCCTATTTCGCCTTCGAATTGGCGCGGCTGCTGACCGAGGCCGGGCGGCAGGTGCCGGTGCTGGCCATCCTGGACGCCACGGGGCCGGGCGGGCGCCCCTCGGTCCAAGGCTTTGGCAAGCTGCGCGCGCATCTGGGGCAGTTGCGCCGCCTTGGCTGGGGCCATGTCGAGACGCTGCTTGAACAGGTCCGCGAGCGCCGCATCCAGGCCCGCGACCAGGCCCAGATCGACGCGCATCCCGACGCCGCGGCGACCGAGGTGGTGAACATGGAACAGGTGATCCAGGCCAATGTGCTGGCGGTCGCGGCCTATGATCCCGTGCCCATCGACGCGCCGATCGCGGTCTTCCGCGCCGATCACAGCTTCTGGGACGCCCCCGAGGCGCGGCGGACGGGCCTGGGCTGGGCGCCGGTCGCGCGCGGCGGCTGGTCGCTGCACGACCTGCCCGGCACGCATCTGTCGATCCTCGAGCCGGGCAATGTCGACGCGCTGGCGGGCCATCTGCGCCGGATGATCGCCGCCGCCGAGAAGGCGGCCGAGGACGCGGGGCACAGCGAATCCGTCCGGGGCACGGGTCCCGGACCAGGGAGGAACGGATAA
- a CDS encoding WecB/TagA/CpsF family glycosyltransferase, with protein MQFQVGQGRVALTVPDSESLLAIIGRRLEEGRGFALATMNVDHLEKLRSDDRFRTAYAAHDLIVADGNPIVWLAKLGGEPVSLVPGSDLVEALCAVAAGKGRSVAIIAGTEESGRIAADRLMAKIPGLRVAMISAPGFPFDPEGPEADALLDRLTDSGAGLCLLAVGAPRQEILAARGRGRCPNVGFASVGAGIDFIAGRQKRAPGLVRAARMEWLWRASLSPMRLGPRYLRGALILPGHALRALAHRRRR; from the coding sequence ATGCAATTTCAGGTGGGCCAGGGGCGCGTGGCGCTGACCGTGCCCGATTCCGAAAGCCTTCTGGCGATCATCGGGCGGCGGCTGGAGGAGGGGCGGGGCTTTGCCTTGGCCACTATGAATGTCGACCATCTGGAGAAGCTGCGCTCGGACGACCGCTTCCGGACGGCCTATGCCGCCCATGACCTGATCGTGGCGGATGGCAACCCGATCGTCTGGCTGGCGAAGCTGGGCGGCGAGCCGGTGTCGCTGGTGCCCGGCTCGGATCTGGTCGAGGCGCTGTGTGCGGTCGCGGCGGGCAAGGGCCGGTCGGTGGCGATCATCGCGGGCACCGAGGAGTCGGGCCGGATCGCGGCGGACCGGCTGATGGCGAAGATCCCCGGCCTGCGCGTCGCGATGATCTCGGCGCCGGGCTTTCCCTTCGATCCCGAGGGCCCCGAGGCCGACGCGCTGCTGGACCGGTTGACCGACAGCGGCGCAGGCCTGTGCCTGCTGGCCGTGGGCGCCCCGCGGCAAGAGATCCTAGCGGCGCGCGGGCGCGGGCGTTGCCCGAACGTGGGCTTCGCCTCGGTGGGCGCGGGGATCGACTTCATCGCGGGCCGGCAGAAGCGGGCGCCGGGCCTGGTGCGGGCGGCGCGGATGGAATGGCTGTGGCGCGCCTCGCTCAGCCCGATGCGGCTTGGGCCGCGCTATCTGCGCGGGGCGCTGATCCTGCCGGGCCATGCGCTGCGCGCGCTGGCGCATCGGCGGCGCCGCTAG
- a CDS encoding oligosaccharide flippase family protein has protein sequence MNLRRARIGLLFSGESLVQRAVRGSALTILGFGGMQAIRLASNLILTRLLFPETFGLMTLIMVIIQGLNNFSDVGITPAILQSKRGDDQTFLNTAYTMQAIRGVILWLGCCILAVPAARFYDVPELAWFLPVAATTTIIFGLLPTKEETANRHLRMGRLTMVELASSAVTTILTIILAAILGSAWALIIGLVTGALIKVAMVQWLMPGPTNRFQWDRDCAAELISFGKWILPATVVGFVISQGDKAVLARLLSLTDLGIYNIAFFLASFPMMLGIALISRVMIPIYRSTAEDPTPHHMRRVRLMRIGMTGSFMLLLALLATFGEGLVGLMYDDRYTAAGELVTLIALAGIPALIGLSYDQAALAAGDSRNFFWVTLVRATLFLSLFTLGAWQAGIPGALAGQAMAAILAYPMLVRLARRHNVWDPWHDLGFAILGLILAAALLV, from the coding sequence GTGAACCTGCGCCGGGCCCGGATCGGGCTGCTCTTCAGCGGGGAAAGCCTGGTGCAGCGCGCGGTGCGCGGCTCGGCGCTGACGATCCTGGGCTTCGGGGGGATGCAGGCCATCCGGCTGGCGTCCAACCTGATCCTGACGCGCCTGCTGTTCCCCGAGACCTTCGGCCTGATGACGCTGATCATGGTGATCATCCAGGGCCTGAACAACTTCTCGGACGTGGGCATCACGCCCGCGATCCTGCAAAGCAAGCGCGGCGACGACCAGACCTTCCTGAACACCGCCTACACGATGCAGGCCATCCGGGGCGTGATCCTGTGGTTGGGCTGCTGCATCTTGGCGGTGCCCGCCGCGCGCTTCTACGACGTGCCCGAGCTGGCCTGGTTCCTGCCGGTGGCGGCGACCACGACCATCATCTTCGGCCTTCTGCCCACCAAGGAGGAGACCGCGAACCGCCACCTGCGCATGGGCCGCCTGACCATGGTCGAGCTGGCCTCGTCGGCGGTGACCACCATCCTCACCATCATCCTGGCCGCGATCCTGGGTTCGGCCTGGGCGCTGATCATCGGCCTTGTGACCGGCGCGCTGATCAAGGTGGCCATGGTGCAATGGCTGATGCCGGGCCCCACCAATCGCTTCCAGTGGGACCGCGACTGCGCGGCCGAGCTGATCAGCTTCGGCAAGTGGATCCTGCCCGCGACCGTGGTGGGCTTCGTCATCTCGCAGGGCGACAAGGCGGTGCTGGCGCGGCTCTTAAGCCTGACCGACCTGGGCATCTACAACATCGCCTTCTTCCTCGCCAGCTTTCCGATGATGCTGGGGATCGCGCTGATCTCGCGCGTGATGATCCCCATCTATCGGTCCACCGCCGAGGATCCCACGCCCCACCACATGCGTCGCGTGCGGCTGATGCGGATCGGCATGACCGGCAGCTTCATGCTGCTGCTGGCCCTGCTGGCGACTTTCGGCGAGGGGCTGGTCGGGCTGATGTATGACGACCGCTACACGGCGGCCGGGGAACTGGTCACGCTGATCGCGCTGGCGGGCATCCCGGCGCTGATCGGGCTCAGCTACGACCAGGCGGCACTGGCCGCCGGGGATTCGCGCAACTTCTTCTGGGTGACGCTGGTGCGCGCGACGCTGTTCCTGTCGCTGTTCACGCTTGGCGCCTGGCAGGCGGGCATCCCGGGCGCGCTGGCCGGACAGGCGATGGCCGCGATCCTGGCCTATCCGATGCTGGTCCGCCTGGCCCGGCGCCACAATGTCTGGGACCCCTGGCACGATCTGGGCTTTGCCATCCTGGGCCTGATCCTGGCGGCGGCGCTCTTGGTCTGA